The following coding sequences are from one Enterococcus sp. 4G2_DIV0659 window:
- the ppdK gene encoding pyruvate, phosphate dikinase — translation MNYVIDFFNGSKEQADLLGGKGANLAEMTKLNLPVPTGFTITTKACLDYLQEKQSISSELNEEIQEHVASLEVRTKKRFGNQTNPLLLSVRSGSKFSMPGMMDTILNLGLNDETVVGLAQKTGDSRFAYDCYRRLLQMFGDVVCGIGKDRFEEQLEFYKSKKKYRSDTDMKAEDWRELVAVYKNIYLEVTHQAFPQNPHEQLILSIEAVFRSWNNRRAVTYRRLHDIPDSLGTAVNIQEMVFGNFGSNSGTGVAFTRNPATGERGIFGEFLLNAQGEDVVAGIRTPQPISELEVLMPEVYQKFLQLSHLLEKHYKDMQDIEFTIENGQLYLLQTRNGKRTAKSAFKVCIQLVEEGIITKKEALQRINATMVTQLLHPVFEPAQLAQAKIFAKGLPASPGAASGNIYFTAEQAKKASEKGEKVILIRQETSPEDIEGMVVSEAIVTSRGGMTSHAAVVARGMGVCCVAGCEEIYVDEFLQQATVGEMTVYQGDRISVDGTTGTIYLDDIPYVEGDEWQLLETITNWAKEEAKIDVKANAETPADIKTALKLGAQGVGLARTEHMFFGEERIIEMRKMILAEQEEALISPLNRLKEFQKEDFRIMFCLLRGKACTIRLLDPPLHEFLPQTEEEIIHLAEATERTVAQIHHRIDGLHEQNPMLGHRGCRLAVTTPQIYEMQVAAIIESAIEVSQQDIEEIVEPEIMIPLIGSQEEMSWLRERLVRVVERVFDEKGQSVPYKIGTMLEIPRACLTADKIAEVADFFSFGTNDLTQLTYGFSRDDSVKFIGAYQEKHLLKEDPFQHIDEMGVGELMKIAVDKIRQVDSDIKIGVCGEVGGDPQSIRFLKKIGVDYISCSPYRIPAAILAIAQEC, via the coding sequence GTGAATTATGTGATTGATTTTTTTAATGGAAGTAAAGAACAAGCGGATTTACTTGGAGGAAAAGGCGCAAATTTAGCTGAAATGACAAAATTAAACTTGCCTGTGCCCACAGGTTTTACAATTACAACAAAAGCATGTTTAGATTATTTACAAGAAAAACAGAGTATTTCAAGTGAACTTAATGAAGAAATTCAAGAACATGTTGCCAGTTTGGAAGTTAGAACGAAAAAGCGATTTGGCAATCAAACAAATCCGTTACTACTTTCAGTGAGAAGTGGATCAAAATTTTCAATGCCAGGAATGATGGATACGATTCTAAACTTAGGTCTTAACGATGAAACTGTGGTTGGTTTGGCGCAAAAAACTGGGGATAGCCGGTTTGCCTACGATTGTTATAGAAGGCTTTTACAAATGTTTGGTGATGTTGTTTGTGGTATTGGTAAGGATCGATTTGAAGAACAGCTTGAATTTTACAAGTCAAAGAAAAAATATCGCTCAGATACTGATATGAAAGCGGAAGATTGGCGAGAATTGGTAGCGGTTTATAAAAATATTTATTTGGAAGTGACACATCAAGCATTCCCACAAAACCCACATGAGCAACTTATTTTATCAATAGAAGCTGTTTTTCGTTCTTGGAATAATCGCAGAGCAGTTACCTATCGTCGCTTGCATGATATTCCAGATTCGTTAGGGACAGCTGTTAATATTCAAGAGATGGTTTTCGGGAATTTTGGATCCAATAGCGGAACTGGTGTTGCCTTTACGAGAAATCCTGCAACTGGAGAAAGAGGAATATTTGGTGAGTTCCTATTAAATGCTCAAGGAGAAGACGTAGTTGCCGGTATCAGAACACCTCAACCAATCAGTGAACTTGAAGTATTGATGCCTGAAGTGTATCAAAAATTTTTGCAATTAAGTCATTTGTTGGAAAAACACTACAAGGATATGCAAGATATTGAATTTACAATCGAGAACGGACAACTTTATCTTTTACAGACGAGGAATGGGAAACGCACTGCTAAATCTGCTTTTAAAGTTTGTATTCAATTAGTAGAAGAAGGAATCATTACTAAAAAAGAAGCCCTTCAACGAATTAATGCAACAATGGTGACCCAATTACTTCATCCTGTGTTTGAACCTGCACAATTAGCGCAAGCGAAAATTTTTGCCAAAGGCTTACCCGCTAGTCCAGGTGCGGCCAGTGGAAACATCTATTTCACCGCAGAACAAGCGAAAAAAGCGAGTGAAAAAGGAGAAAAGGTCATTTTAATCCGCCAAGAAACCTCACCGGAAGATATTGAAGGAATGGTGGTCAGTGAGGCTATTGTGACTTCTAGAGGTGGTATGACTTCCCATGCTGCTGTGGTAGCCAGAGGGATGGGGGTATGTTGTGTCGCAGGATGTGAAGAGATTTATGTTGATGAATTTCTACAGCAAGCAACTGTCGGAGAAATGACGGTGTATCAGGGAGACCGGATTTCAGTTGATGGTACAACAGGCACAATCTACCTAGATGATATTCCTTACGTTGAAGGTGACGAATGGCAATTGTTAGAAACGATTACTAATTGGGCGAAAGAAGAGGCAAAAATTGATGTCAAAGCGAACGCAGAAACACCAGCAGATATCAAAACAGCTCTGAAATTAGGCGCTCAAGGCGTTGGACTAGCAAGAACAGAACATATGTTTTTTGGAGAAGAGCGGATCATTGAGATGCGTAAAATGATTCTTGCAGAGCAAGAAGAAGCGCTGATTTCACCTTTAAATCGATTAAAAGAATTTCAAAAAGAAGATTTCCGAATAATGTTTTGTTTGTTGAGAGGAAAGGCCTGCACGATTCGTTTATTAGATCCGCCACTGCATGAATTTTTACCACAAACGGAAGAGGAAATTATCCATTTAGCTGAAGCGACTGAACGGACTGTGGCGCAGATCCATCATAGAATTGATGGATTACATGAACAAAATCCAATGCTGGGGCATCGTGGCTGTCGTCTGGCCGTGACTACTCCCCAAATCTATGAAATGCAAGTAGCTGCTATTATTGAAAGTGCAATAGAAGTCTCTCAACAGGATATAGAAGAAATTGTTGAGCCGGAAATTATGATTCCGTTAATCGGCAGTCAAGAAGAGATGAGCTGGCTGAGAGAACGTTTAGTCCGAGTCGTTGAAAGGGTTTTTGATGAAAAAGGTCAATCGGTTCCGTATAAAATAGGAACAATGTTAGAAATCCCACGAGCATGTTTAACAGCGGATAAAATTGCAGAAGTTGCCGATTTTTTTAGTTTTGGTACCAATGATCTGACGCAATTAACGTATGGCTTTTCCCGTGATGACTCTGTCAAATTTATTGGAGCGTATCAAGAGAAGCACTTGTTAAAGGAGGACCCATTTCAGCATATAGATGAAATGGGGGTAGGGGAACTTATGAAAATAGCTGTAGATAAAATTAGACAGGTCGATTCGGACATTAAAATTGGTGTTTGTGGAGAAGTTGGGGGAGATCCACAATCTATTCGCTTTTTAAAGAAAATTGGAGTAGATTATATTTCTTGTTCTCCATATCGGATTCCAGCGGCGATTTTGGCAATTGCTCAAGAATGTTAG
- a CDS encoding helix-turn-helix transcriptional regulator: MKLTSRQLEIIKIVKENEPISGDSIAKTLGLSRATLRSDLAILTMTGLLDARPKVGYFYTGQTVEPLLYEKLYKKTVEDIMLPPILIHQSTTVYDAVTNLFMYDVGSLYVKDDNDDLIGILSRKDLLRAAISNPNSEKTPVAMIMSRMPNIVTITRDRTILEAGGLLIQHSIDTLPVVENDQPKKVIGKVTKTRMMAYFINAGNDIEKENY, encoded by the coding sequence ATGAAACTTACCTCAAGACAATTGGAGATCATTAAAATCGTGAAGGAAAATGAGCCGATTAGTGGCGATAGTATCGCTAAGACACTTGGCTTAAGCCGTGCCACTTTGAGAAGCGACTTAGCTATTTTGACGATGACCGGTTTGCTTGATGCTAGACCAAAAGTAGGCTATTTTTATACAGGTCAAACAGTAGAGCCTTTACTTTATGAAAAATTATACAAAAAAACTGTTGAAGACATTATGTTACCGCCGATTTTGATTCATCAGAGTACGACTGTTTATGACGCTGTAACAAATCTATTTATGTACGATGTTGGTTCCTTGTACGTCAAAGATGACAACGATGATTTGATTGGTATTTTATCTCGTAAAGATTTATTACGCGCAGCCATCAGCAACCCGAATAGCGAAAAAACACCTGTTGCTATGATCATGAGTCGAATGCCTAATATAGTTACTATTACTCGCGACCGCACTATTTTGGAAGCAGGAGGTTTATTGATTCAACATAGCATTGATACATTACCCGTTGTAGAAAATGACCAACCAAAAAAAGTCATTGGTAAAGTAACCAAAACCAGAATGATGGCTTATTTTATCAACGCAGGTAATGATATTGAGAAAGAAAACTATTAA
- a CDS encoding pyruvate, water dikinase regulatory protein, translated as MKNDKIKIYLVSDSVGETAQKIISAVSAQYPSIDMSDVQRFPFITDEELLQPILRDALHDKAVVVTTLVNKNLVNLVKEFANRTGLQFVDYMSPLSEIVEGTFGVQPLQEPGAIHKLNEQYFSRVSAIEFAVRYDDGKDSKGFLEADYVLLGVSRTSKTPLSMYMANRNHKVANLPLIPEVALPAELDQIDPKKIIGLTTSVESLMDIRKSRLHSLGLKEDSAYTNAQRIQEELDYADSIFKKYNALVINVDKKSIEETTTIIEDLAPNRR; from the coding sequence ATGAAAAACGATAAAATCAAGATTTACCTAGTTTCAGATTCAGTTGGAGAAACAGCACAAAAAATTATTTCAGCCGTATCCGCTCAATACCCAAGCATTGATATGAGTGATGTTCAGCGTTTCCCATTTATCACAGACGAAGAATTATTACAACCGATTTTAAGAGATGCCTTACATGATAAAGCTGTGGTAGTTACAACATTAGTAAACAAAAATTTGGTTAATCTAGTCAAAGAATTCGCCAATCGTACTGGACTACAATTTGTTGATTACATGAGTCCATTAAGTGAAATAGTTGAAGGTACTTTTGGTGTTCAGCCCTTACAAGAGCCAGGGGCGATTCACAAATTAAACGAACAATATTTTAGCCGCGTATCAGCAATTGAATTTGCTGTTCGCTATGACGACGGTAAAGATTCAAAAGGCTTTTTAGAAGCAGACTATGTATTATTAGGTGTTTCCCGTACATCAAAAACACCATTAAGTATGTACATGGCAAACAGAAACCACAAGGTAGCAAATCTACCCTTAATTCCAGAAGTTGCTTTACCTGCTGAACTTGACCAAATCGATCCTAAAAAAATTATTGGCCTGACAACGAGCGTAGAAAGCTTGATGGACATTCGTAAATCTCGCTTACATTCCTTAGGCCTTAAAGAAGATTCCGCTTATACAAATGCCCAACGAATTCAAGAAGAATTGGACTACGCCGATAGCATCTTTAAAAAATATAATGCTCTTGTGATCAATGTAGATAAAAAATCAATCGAAGAAACAACAACGATTATTGAAGATTTAGCGCCGAACAGACGATAA
- a CDS encoding fructose-1,6-bisphosphatase, producing the protein MSTFQTNELIAELINLEAILNLPKGTEHFISDLHGEFEAFNHILRNGSGSIRNKIHTLFSQELSIEQMDELCFLIYYPEEKVLSLKNKKNLSQDWWFQTIEHLLVMARFSSSKYTRSKVRKALPTTYAYILEELIYQYDETTDKKAYYRQIIKKIIELGEAERFITDLSYLIQRFVIDHLHVIGDIYDRGPSPDKIMDSLINYHSVDIQWGNHDIIWLGAVSGSKACLANVLRICARYGNLDLLEDAYGIDLDSLKSFSRKTYQENLHFKPKKNPYRHLSTAETTDAMKIQQAMAIIQEKLEGQIIKRRPEFQMDHRLLLDKIEVNQVQIDNKCYPLVNGCFQTVNWNDPFQLSQEEEDIIDDLLRQFQHSEKLNYHMTFLIDKGSLYLSYNHNLLIHGCIPLNQDGTFQSATFNKKTYAGRSLLDFFEENIKQAFREPWQTENFSTDIVWYLWCGERSSLFGKKAMKTFERYFIKEQETHVEEKNAYYELRNNPEICQRILSAFDLKKPYAHIINGHTPVKSIDGESPIKADGKMIVIDGGFSRSYQKVTGIGGYTLLYNSFGMQLAAHKPFSNKEAAIDKNDDIVSTRQIVDRQITRLKVKDTSIGQMLLKETNQLKKQLETQSNSIFYS; encoded by the coding sequence ATGAGCACTTTCCAGACAAATGAATTGATTGCTGAGCTCATCAACTTAGAAGCTATTTTAAACCTTCCCAAAGGAACGGAACATTTTATTAGTGACCTACATGGAGAATTCGAAGCATTCAATCATATCTTAAGAAACGGCTCAGGTAGTATTCGTAATAAAATCCACACATTATTCAGTCAAGAGCTTTCCATAGAACAGATGGATGAATTATGTTTTTTGATTTATTATCCCGAAGAAAAAGTCCTGTCACTAAAAAACAAAAAAAACTTATCTCAAGACTGGTGGTTTCAGACAATTGAACATTTATTGGTAATGGCACGCTTTTCTTCTAGTAAATATACTCGTTCTAAAGTTCGAAAAGCATTGCCGACAACCTATGCTTATATATTAGAAGAGTTGATTTACCAATATGATGAAACAACCGATAAAAAAGCCTATTATCGTCAAATCATTAAGAAAATCATCGAATTAGGTGAAGCTGAACGCTTTATCACCGACCTATCTTATTTGATTCAACGTTTTGTTATCGATCATCTACACGTTATCGGAGACATTTATGATCGTGGACCTTCCCCTGATAAAATCATGGATTCACTGATAAATTATCATTCAGTGGATATTCAGTGGGGCAATCACGATATCATTTGGCTTGGCGCTGTCAGTGGTTCAAAAGCTTGTTTAGCTAATGTCTTGAGAATTTGTGCTCGCTATGGCAATCTGGATCTTTTAGAAGACGCATATGGTATTGATCTCGATTCATTAAAATCCTTTAGTCGTAAAACCTATCAGGAAAATCTTCATTTCAAACCGAAAAAAAATCCTTATAGACACCTTTCTACTGCAGAAACAACGGACGCGATGAAAATACAACAAGCGATGGCAATCATTCAAGAAAAACTAGAAGGTCAGATAATTAAACGTCGTCCTGAATTTCAAATGGACCATCGTTTATTGTTAGATAAAATCGAAGTTAACCAAGTCCAGATAGACAATAAGTGCTATCCTTTGGTCAACGGATGCTTTCAAACAGTTAATTGGAATGATCCTTTTCAATTATCCCAAGAAGAAGAAGACATTATTGATGATTTACTGAGACAATTCCAACATTCTGAAAAGCTGAATTATCATATGACCTTTCTCATTGATAAGGGTTCTCTTTATCTTTCATATAATCACAATTTGTTAATTCATGGTTGCATTCCGCTAAATCAAGACGGGACATTTCAAAGTGCTACTTTCAATAAAAAAACGTATGCTGGAAGATCCCTCCTTGATTTTTTTGAAGAAAATATCAAGCAAGCCTTCAGAGAACCTTGGCAAACAGAGAATTTTTCAACAGATATCGTTTGGTATCTGTGGTGTGGAGAACGTTCGTCACTTTTTGGAAAAAAAGCAATGAAAACCTTTGAACGTTACTTTATCAAAGAACAAGAAACCCATGTGGAAGAAAAAAATGCCTATTATGAGTTAAGAAATAACCCTGAAATCTGTCAACGTATCTTAAGTGCCTTCGACTTAAAAAAACCATATGCTCATATTATTAACGGACATACGCCTGTAAAATCGATTGACGGGGAATCGCCCATCAAAGCAGACGGTAAAATGATCGTTATTGATGGCGGTTTTTCAAGGTCTTATCAAAAAGTAACAGGGATTGGAGGCTATACCCTCTTATACAACTCTTTTGGTATGCAACTAGCCGCCCATAAACCGTTCTCAAATAAAGAAGCGGCCATTGACAAAAATGATGATATTGTTTCTACAAGACAAATTGTGGATCGACAAATCACTCGTTTAAAAGTGAAAGATACATCAATCGGTCAAATGCTTCTCAAGGAAACCAACCAACTAAAAAAACAATTAGAAACGCAATCAAATTCGATTTTTTATAGCTAA
- a CDS encoding serine hydrolase, whose product MTLYGMIFSICFFLIVSFFFSTDTIDYATETEFSQKNTNSKKIEQSPTVDSKESEPKKSPELTAFYKKIEQIMTDAANSFKGEIGITYVDLTTDKQLSVNGTKEFYTASTIKVPLAMMIADKVQAGSLNWDDQLTYNEEKDYEDGTGIIINNIQPKYSVRTLQEYNIIYSDNIAKNMLYDTFGDDIKAKQALYAHFLQKETEWDDAKFTSEDAAKILNILYKEKPSNSEYQAIYDYMKNTVFHERMDTPTTSGKVAHKIGSYGGYLHDMGILETEHPFILTVFTNGPTDAGIPFISTITDQLWTTQSNEYPKK is encoded by the coding sequence ATGACTTTATATGGAATGATTTTCTCTATCTGCTTCTTTTTAATTGTATCGTTCTTTTTTTCGACCGATACAATAGATTACGCAACTGAGACTGAATTTAGTCAAAAAAATACCAATTCAAAGAAAATAGAACAGTCGCCAACCGTTGACAGTAAGGAATCTGAACCTAAAAAAAGTCCAGAATTGACTGCTTTTTACAAGAAAATCGAACAGATTATGACTGATGCTGCCAATTCTTTTAAGGGCGAGATCGGCATAACTTATGTTGATTTAACAACTGATAAACAGCTCTCTGTAAATGGGACGAAAGAATTCTATACTGCTAGTACAATCAAAGTACCTCTAGCTATGATGATTGCTGACAAGGTTCAAGCTGGATCTTTAAACTGGGATGATCAACTCACTTATAATGAAGAAAAAGATTATGAAGACGGAACAGGTATTATTATCAACAATATTCAACCGAAATATTCAGTAAGAACACTACAAGAATACAATATTATTTACTCAGACAATATCGCTAAAAATATGTTGTACGATACCTTTGGCGACGATATTAAAGCCAAACAAGCCCTCTATGCTCATTTTCTTCAAAAAGAAACAGAATGGGATGATGCAAAATTTACCTCTGAAGATGCTGCAAAAATTCTTAATATTTTATATAAGGAAAAACCATCAAACTCAGAGTACCAAGCCATCTATGACTATATGAAAAACACTGTTTTCCATGAAAGAATGGATACACCAACAACATCAGGAAAAGTTGCTCATAAAATCGGTTCCTATGGTGGCTATTTACATGATATGGGTATCTTGGAAACAGAGCATCCTTTTATTTTAACGGTTTTTACAAATGGCCCAACAGATGCTGGTATCCCATTTATTTCAACTATAACGGATCAGCTATGGACAACCCAGAGTAACGAATACCCCAAAAAATAG
- a CDS encoding V-type ATP synthase subunit D, with protein sequence MARLNVNPTRMELSRLKKQLGTASRGHKLLKDKQDELMRRFILMVKKNNLLRLDVEKEVTSALSRFVLANATLNEAFIEELVAVPADEVTVDVIEKNIMSVTVPVMNFHYDETVADAPLNYGYLNSNAELDSVFEKISTILPKLLELAEVEKTCQLMSEEIEKTRRRVNALEYMTIPQLEETIYYIQMKLEENERSEITRLIKIKNMGSNA encoded by the coding sequence ATGGCGCGTTTAAATGTAAACCCCACTCGAATGGAACTCTCTCGTCTAAAAAAACAATTAGGCACAGCCAGTCGCGGACATAAACTATTAAAAGACAAACAAGATGAATTAATGCGGCGTTTTATTTTAATGGTCAAAAAAAATAATCTTTTGCGTCTTGACGTAGAAAAAGAAGTAACGAGTGCTTTATCACGTTTTGTTTTAGCGAATGCAACATTAAACGAAGCGTTTATAGAGGAATTAGTAGCTGTGCCGGCAGACGAGGTAACTGTAGATGTAATCGAAAAAAATATTATGAGTGTTACAGTTCCCGTCATGAATTTTCATTATGACGAAACAGTTGCTGATGCACCGTTAAATTATGGATATTTAAATTCAAATGCTGAATTGGACAGTGTTTTTGAAAAGATTTCAACTATTTTACCTAAACTTTTAGAATTAGCAGAAGTTGAAAAGACGTGCCAATTGATGTCAGAAGAAATTGAGAAAACTAGGCGTCGCGTGAATGCTTTAGAGTATATGACAATTCCTCAATTAGAAGAGACAATTTATTATATTCAAATGAAACTAGAAGAAAATGAACGTAGCGAAATCACCCGCTTGATTAAAATCAAGAACATGGGAAGTAATGCTTAA
- a CDS encoding V-type ATP synthase subunit B, with protein MIKEYRTINEVVGPLMIVEKVEGVKYEELIEVRMQNGEIRRGQVLEINGDKAMVQIFEGTSGINIRDSKVRFLGHPLELGVSEDMVGRVFDGLGRPKDKGPEILPEKMVDINGEVINPVSRDYPDEFIQTGISAIDHLNTLVRGQKLPVFSGSGLPHKELAAQIARQANVLNSEEEFAVVFAAIGITFEEAEFFMEDFRQTGAIDRSVMFMNLANDPAIERIATPRMALTAAEYLAYEKGMHVLVIMTDMTNYCEALREISAARREVPGRRGYPGYLYTNLATLYERAGRIRGLKGSVTQIPILTMPEDDKTHPIPDLTGYITEGQIILSRELYKSGIQPPIDVLPSLSRLKDKGTGEGKTRGDHAPTMNQLFAAYAQGKQAKELAVVLGESALSEVDKIYAKFADRFEKEYVNQGFYANRSIDETLDLGWELLSMLPRTELKRIKDELLDQYLTEGE; from the coding sequence GTCGAGGACAAGTGTTAGAGATCAATGGAGATAAGGCAATGGTCCAAATTTTTGAAGGAACTAGCGGGATTAATATCCGAGACTCAAAAGTTCGTTTTTTAGGTCATCCTCTAGAGCTAGGAGTATCAGAAGACATGGTTGGTCGAGTTTTTGATGGCCTAGGTAGACCAAAAGATAAGGGTCCAGAGATTTTACCTGAAAAAATGGTAGATATCAATGGAGAAGTAATCAATCCTGTTTCCAGAGATTATCCAGATGAATTTATTCAAACGGGGATATCAGCGATCGATCATTTGAACACGTTAGTTAGAGGTCAGAAATTACCAGTATTTTCTGGTTCAGGGTTACCTCATAAAGAATTAGCTGCTCAAATTGCTCGTCAAGCCAATGTATTGAATAGTGAGGAAGAGTTTGCTGTTGTGTTTGCTGCGATTGGTATTACATTTGAAGAAGCTGAATTTTTCATGGAAGATTTCCGTCAAACAGGAGCAATTGATCGTTCAGTAATGTTTATGAATTTAGCCAATGATCCCGCTATCGAACGAATTGCAACGCCAAGAATGGCTTTGACTGCGGCAGAATATCTCGCTTATGAAAAAGGGATGCATGTTTTAGTTATTATGACTGATATGACGAATTATTGTGAAGCATTGCGGGAAATTTCTGCTGCTCGTAGAGAAGTGCCGGGACGTCGTGGTTATCCAGGGTATTTATATACTAATTTAGCCACTTTATATGAACGTGCTGGACGAATTCGCGGGTTGAAAGGATCAGTAACACAAATTCCGATTTTGACGATGCCAGAAGATGATAAGACGCATCCAATTCCCGATTTAACAGGGTATATTACTGAAGGGCAAATCATTTTATCGAGAGAGTTGTATAAAAGCGGTATCCAACCTCCAATCGATGTATTGCCATCTTTATCTCGATTAAAAGATAAAGGAACGGGTGAAGGGAAGACCCGTGGTGATCATGCACCGACTATGAACCAATTATTTGCGGCATACGCTCAAGGAAAACAAGCAAAAGAGTTAGCTGTGGTTCTGGGAGAATCGGCACTGTCTGAAGTAGATAAAATTTATGCGAAATTTGCAGATCGTTTTGAAAAAGAATACGTAAATCAAGGGTTTTATGCTAATCGTTCTATTGATGAAACGTTAGATTTAGGGTGGGAATTATTATCTATGTTACCAAGAACTGAATTAAAACGAATCAAAGATGAGCTGTTGGATCAATACTTGACTGAAGGAGAGTGA